In Rattus norvegicus strain BN/NHsdMcwi chromosome 1, GRCr8, whole genome shotgun sequence, a genomic segment contains:
- the Rps12l2 gene encoding ribosomal protein S12-like 2: MAEEGIAAGGVMDVNTALQEVLKTALIHDGLARGIREAAKALDKCQAHLCVLASNCDEPMYVKLVEALCAEHQINLIKVDDNKKLGEWVGLCKIDREGKPQKVVGCSCVVVKDYGKESQAKDVIEEYFKCKK, encoded by the coding sequence ATGGCCGAGGAAGGCATAGCTGCTGGAGGTGTAATGGACGTCAACACTGCTCTACAAGAGGTGCTGAAGACCGCCCTCATCCACGATGGCCTAGCACGTGGCATACGCGAAGCTGCCAAAGCCTTAGACAAGTGCCAAGCCCATCTCTGCGTGCTTGCATCCAACTGTGATGAGCCCATGTATGTCAAGCTGGTGGAGGCGCTCTGTGCCGAGCACCAGATCAACCTGATAAAGGTTGATGACAACAAGAAACTAGGGGAATGGGTAGGCCTCTGTAAAATCGATCGAGAGGGGAAGCcacagaaagtggttggttgcaGTTGCGTTGTAGTTAAGGACTATGGCAAAGAATCTCAGGCCAAGGATGTCATCGAGGAGTACTTCAAAtgcaagaaatga